In Picosynechococcus sp. PCC 7002, the following are encoded in one genomic region:
- a CDS encoding phycobilisome rod-core linker polypeptide — protein sequence MTIKASGGSSLARPQLYQTVPLSNISQAEQQDRYLESGELTALKTFYDSGLKRLAIAQAIKLSSQLIVSRAANRIFAGGSPLAYLDQPETDTDDSDLGVSMAVGDASGATGIFGGVKNLFLGSGGGKIPAGFRPISVSRYGPRNMTKSLRDMAWFLRYTTYAIVAGDPSILVVNTRGLKEVIENACSIPATIVAIQEMKAASLDLFRGDREAQETVVQYFDVLITEMQTQVPNDKLRQRPSIDAQGLQLPQSYFNAAEKRQKFVMKPGLSALEKNSVVKAAYRQIFERDITRAYSQSISYLESQVKSGDISMKEFVRRLAKSPLYRKQFFEPFINSRALELAFRHILGRGPSSREEVQEYFAIVSSGGLAALVDALVDSQEYADYFGEETVPYLRGLGQEAQECRNWGMQQDLFKYSAPFRKVPQFITTFASYNQPLPDQHVYGSGNDALEIQFGAIFPKATRSPSASPAPFNKDTRRILIHRGPGINNQLGNPRARATQPGSLGAKVFRLNNELPSGKTTNVSFSESATQKVIEAAYRQVFGRMVYAGQRQKVAEIKLENGEITLREFIRALAKSDVFRNTYWSSLYVTKAVEYIHRRLLGRPTYGRQEINSYFDTCAKKGFYALVDAIIDSKEYEEAFGEDTVPYERYLTPGGYSLRQTRPGALREDVGVKVKVEKTARFIELGTSSTKNLPVTDVDARLKQGVNIQRQQTKAFKLTDTFNKVELKTAIAAAYRQIFERDIEPYIVDAQFTALESKLGNREINMKEFIEGLGCSELYQKEFYTPYPNTKVIEMGTKHFLGRAPLDQQEIRKYNQILASQGLKAFIGAMVNSMEYLDNFGEDTVPFRRFPTLPAANFPNTERLYNQLTKQNRDLVVPSFEPAVKR from the coding sequence GACTCAAGCGTTTGGCGATCGCCCAAGCGATTAAACTGAGTTCCCAGCTCATCGTCTCCCGTGCCGCGAACCGGATTTTTGCCGGTGGATCCCCCCTTGCTTACCTCGACCAACCGGAAACCGATACCGATGACAGCGATCTCGGCGTTTCCATGGCTGTCGGGGATGCCAGTGGTGCCACAGGGATCTTTGGTGGTGTCAAAAATTTGTTTCTCGGTTCTGGTGGCGGTAAGATTCCCGCTGGTTTCCGGCCAATCAGTGTTTCCCGTTACGGCCCCCGCAACATGACCAAGTCCCTGCGGGATATGGCTTGGTTCCTCCGCTACACTACCTATGCCATTGTGGCCGGTGATCCGAGCATCCTCGTGGTCAACACCCGTGGTCTAAAAGAAGTCATCGAGAATGCTTGCTCCATTCCGGCGACCATCGTGGCGATCCAGGAAATGAAAGCGGCTTCTTTGGATCTGTTCCGGGGCGATCGCGAAGCCCAAGAAACCGTGGTTCAGTATTTCGATGTGTTAATCACCGAAATGCAGACCCAAGTGCCCAACGATAAATTGCGCCAACGGCCTTCCATCGATGCCCAGGGTTTACAACTGCCCCAGAGCTACTTCAACGCCGCCGAAAAGCGTCAGAAGTTCGTGATGAAGCCTGGCTTGTCTGCCCTAGAGAAAAACTCAGTCGTCAAAGCCGCCTATCGCCAAATCTTTGAACGAGACATTACACGGGCCTACAGCCAATCCATTTCTTACCTTGAATCCCAAGTGAAAAGTGGCGACATTTCCATGAAGGAATTTGTCCGTCGCTTGGCGAAATCTCCCCTCTACCGGAAGCAATTTTTTGAACCTTTTATCAACAGCCGAGCTTTAGAACTTGCTTTCCGTCACATCCTCGGTCGTGGCCCCTCTTCCCGCGAAGAAGTCCAAGAATACTTTGCCATTGTCTCTAGCGGTGGTTTAGCGGCCCTGGTCGATGCTTTGGTCGATTCCCAAGAATATGCCGATTATTTCGGGGAAGAAACCGTGCCTTACCTCCGTGGTTTAGGCCAAGAAGCCCAGGAATGTCGCAACTGGGGCATGCAACAGGATCTGTTTAAATACAGCGCACCTTTCCGCAAAGTCCCTCAATTTATCACGACCTTCGCCAGCTACAATCAGCCCCTACCGGATCAGCACGTATATGGCTCTGGTAACGATGCCTTAGAAATTCAGTTCGGGGCAATCTTCCCGAAAGCAACCCGGAGTCCCAGCGCCAGCCCTGCTCCCTTTAATAAGGATACTCGGCGGATCTTGATTCACCGTGGCCCTGGCATTAACAACCAACTGGGTAATCCCCGCGCCCGCGCTACACAACCCGGCAGCCTTGGAGCCAAGGTATTCCGTCTCAATAACGAATTACCGTCAGGGAAGACTACCAACGTTAGTTTCTCGGAAAGTGCAACCCAAAAGGTCATTGAAGCGGCTTACCGTCAGGTCTTCGGTCGGATGGTCTATGCTGGCCAACGCCAGAAAGTAGCAGAGATCAAGCTCGAAAATGGTGAAATCACCCTGCGGGAATTCATCCGGGCTTTGGCAAAATCTGATGTTTTCCGGAATACTTACTGGTCTTCTCTATACGTAACCAAGGCTGTGGAGTACATCCACCGTCGTCTGTTGGGTCGTCCCACCTATGGTCGCCAAGAAATCAACAGCTACTTTGATACCTGTGCGAAAAAAGGTTTCTACGCGTTGGTAGATGCGATCATTGACAGTAAAGAATACGAAGAAGCTTTCGGTGAAGATACAGTTCCCTACGAACGCTATCTGACTCCCGGTGGTTATTCGCTGCGTCAGACTCGCCCCGGTGCGCTCCGTGAAGATGTGGGGGTTAAGGTTAAGGTTGAGAAGACAGCTCGCTTTATTGAGTTGGGCACTTCTAGCACGAAGAATCTACCGGTGACGGATGTGGATGCTCGCCTCAAGCAAGGGGTTAACATCCAGCGTCAGCAAACGAAGGCCTTTAAACTCACGGATACCTTCAACAAGGTCGAACTGAAAACGGCGATCGCCGCAGCCTACCGTCAGATCTTTGAGCGGGACATTGAACCCTATATCGTCGATGCCCAATTCACCGCCCTTGAAAGCAAGCTGGGTAACCGTGAGATCAACATGAAGGAATTCATCGAAGGTCTGGGTTGTTCTGAGCTGTACCAGAAGGAATTCTATACTCCCTACCCCAACACGAAGGTGATTGAAATGGGAACGAAGCACTTCCTTGGTCGGGCTCCCTTAGATCAGCAGGAAATCCGTAAGTATAACCAAATCCTTGCTTCCCAAGGTCTGAAAGCCTTTATCGGCGCGATGGTTAACAGCATGGAGTACCTCGATAACTTCGGTGAGGATACGGTACCCTTCCGTCGCTTCCCGACTTTACCGGCGGCAAACTTCCCAAATACGGAACGACTCTACAACCAACTCACGAAGCAAAATCGTGATCTTGTGGTACCGAGCTTTGAGCCTGCGGTAAAACGCTAA